The following are encoded together in the Mariluticola halotolerans genome:
- a CDS encoding C-terminal binding protein, translating to MPHSAAKTVHVVNHEYADLSIERDILARAGYRVEEAFGDTAETLLESIRDSVGIVCIYAQLNEALVSQLTACRAISRPGVGYDMIDVAACRRHGIEVSYLPSYGDGEVATHGAAMALAMHQKLLDHYRQTTAGVWDFKRVPPVKSLKVSTLGVIGLGRIGQAFLERMRPFVGEILVFDPVKTTLDLGPAVRLATLEEIYASADIISLHCPLTAQTRHMLDAAAFARMHNNPLIINVSRGGLIDTPALIEALENGQLRGAALDVLEDEPTMARGLMRDDVLLTPHTAWRSRESEAEIRTRSSEELVRMLAGEPPLNRAP from the coding sequence ATGCCCCATTCCGCCGCCAAAACCGTTCATGTGGTCAATCACGAATATGCCGATCTGTCGATTGAAAGAGATATTTTGGCGCGTGCCGGTTATCGCGTTGAAGAGGCATTCGGTGACACGGCGGAAACCTTGCTGGAATCTATCCGCGATTCCGTGGGCATTGTGTGCATTTACGCCCAGCTCAACGAAGCGCTCGTCAGCCAGCTCACCGCGTGCCGCGCCATTTCGCGGCCCGGGGTCGGCTATGACATGATCGATGTTGCGGCCTGCCGCCGCCATGGCATCGAGGTTTCCTATCTGCCATCCTATGGTGACGGGGAGGTGGCGACCCACGGGGCAGCCATGGCCCTGGCCATGCATCAGAAGCTGCTGGATCACTACCGTCAAACAACCGCAGGTGTTTGGGATTTCAAACGTGTGCCGCCGGTAAAAAGCCTCAAGGTCAGCACGCTTGGTGTTATCGGGTTGGGGCGTATTGGTCAGGCATTCCTTGAGCGCATGCGGCCCTTTGTCGGTGAGATACTGGTTTTCGATCCGGTCAAGACCACGCTGGATCTGGGTCCGGCAGTGCGTCTGGCCACGCTTGAGGAAATTTACGCCAGCGCGGATATCATCAGTTTGCATTGTCCGCTGACCGCCCAGACTCGACACATGCTCGATGCCGCCGCTTTTGCCCGTATGCACAATAATCCTTTGATCATCAATGTTTCCCGGGGCGGCCTGATTGATACCCCGGCCCTGATCGAGGCGCTTGAGAATGGCCAATTGCGGGGTGCCGCGCTCGACGTGCTCGAAGACGAGCCGACAATGGCCAGGGGCTTGATGCGGGACGATGTACTGTTGACCCCGCATACGGCCTGGCGCTCGCGGGAATCCGAGGCCGAGATCCGCACCCGCAGTTCCGAGGAACTGGTGCGCATGCTGGCCGGCGAACCGCCCCTTAACCGCGCGCCCTGA
- the blaOXA gene encoding class D beta-lactamase, translating to MKHVLTCLAAFLLSLAPANAGTICTLVTNAQSGVILLEEGDCRTRVTPASTFKIPLSLMGYDAGILENAYAPVLPFKKGYADWGGRNWTQATDPARWMQYSVVWFSQQITAALGLTQLKKYATDFDYGNADFAGDAGLNNALERAWISSSLKIAPIEQVTFLRNLINRRLPVKPDAIDMTLTIIEASATSDGWVVAGKTGAAFPRQADGSFNRAKSWGWFIGWAHKGNRTLVFARLDQDERRQNGSAGIRTKEAFLQNWDQLAKTIP from the coding sequence ATGAAACACGTCCTTACATGCCTTGCTGCATTTCTGCTTTCACTGGCACCGGCCAACGCTGGGACCATTTGCACACTGGTCACTAACGCGCAAAGCGGCGTGATCTTGCTGGAGGAGGGGGATTGCCGCACCCGGGTGACGCCGGCCTCGACTTTCAAGATACCCTTGAGCCTAATGGGTTATGACGCTGGCATTCTCGAGAATGCCTATGCGCCCGTTTTACCCTTCAAGAAGGGATATGCCGATTGGGGCGGCCGCAACTGGACGCAGGCGACCGACCCGGCCCGCTGGATGCAATATTCGGTGGTCTGGTTCTCCCAGCAGATCACAGCCGCACTGGGTCTGACCCAGCTGAAAAAATACGCCACCGATTTTGACTATGGCAATGCCGACTTTGCCGGCGATGCGGGCCTCAACAATGCGCTGGAACGCGCCTGGATAAGCTCGTCACTCAAGATTGCCCCCATTGAACAGGTCACTTTCCTGCGCAATCTGATCAATCGCCGCCTGCCGGTGAAACCGGACGCCATCGACATGACGCTGACCATTATCGAGGCCTCAGCCACGAGTGACGGCTGGGTTGTTGCCGGCAAAACCGGGGCCGCATTTCCGCGTCAGGCCGATGGATCATTTAATCGCGCCAAGAGCTGGGGCTGGTTTATCGGCTGGGCACACAAGGGCAACCGGACACTGGTATTCGCTCGGCTTGACCAGGACGAACGCCGCCAAAACGGCTCAGCAGGTATCCGCACAAAAGAAGCCTTTTTGCAAAACTGGGATCAGCTGGCCAAAACCATTCCCTGA
- a CDS encoding sugar-binding transcriptional regulator: MPLKPADQVIHKAAWLYYNHGMRQDEVAKHLNISRASVAMYLRKARDTGIVTISTASQLFAQDVLARETEDALGLSSVWIVPEDRTALDPATEMPTVAATVFIEQVNAGDRIGVAWGRTIYHIADVMPYADLQDVTVVQLCGNLGAPYNYRPDQCTTEIARRLNAEGINLYAPLVLSSEELAAQFMQEPVIREQLATISECNLGLYSVGSIEADSHLVKCGAITAEEMMALGQSGAAGVIAGRLIDGDGQLVDCAYNRRCISADLDSIRAIPKRMMVVEQSDKFEALVAAIRGGFVSHLVVTTSMARRLLETWRA; this comes from the coding sequence ATGCCCTTAAAGCCCGCTGATCAGGTGATTCATAAGGCCGCCTGGCTTTATTACAATCATGGCATGCGTCAGGACGAGGTGGCAAAACACCTCAATATTTCGCGTGCCTCTGTGGCTATGTATCTCAGAAAAGCACGCGATACCGGTATTGTCACCATTTCAACCGCCAGCCAGCTTTTTGCACAGGATGTGCTGGCGCGCGAAACCGAGGATGCGCTCGGGCTAAGCTCGGTCTGGATTGTGCCTGAGGACCGGACCGCGCTCGACCCGGCAACGGAAATGCCAACCGTTGCGGCCACCGTTTTCATCGAACAGGTCAATGCCGGGGATCGTATCGGCGTCGCCTGGGGACGCACGATTTATCACATCGCTGATGTGATGCCTTATGCGGATTTGCAGGACGTCACAGTGGTCCAGCTCTGCGGCAATCTGGGTGCGCCCTATAATTACCGTCCCGACCAGTGCACCACCGAAATCGCCCGCCGGCTCAATGCGGAGGGGATCAATCTTTATGCGCCATTGGTGTTGAGTTCCGAAGAGCTGGCGGCCCAGTTCATGCAGGAGCCGGTGATCCGCGAACAGCTCGCCACCATTTCCGAATGTAATCTGGGCCTTTATTCGGTGGGCAGCATTGAGGCGGATAGCCATCTGGTCAAATGCGGTGCCATTACGGCGGAGGAAATGATGGCGCTGGGCCAATCCGGCGCTGCGGGTGTCATTGCCGGCCGCCTGATCGATGGTGACGGGCAATTGGTCGACTGTGCCTATAACCGGCGCTGTATTTCTGCCGATCTGGATTCCATCCGTGCCATCCCCAAGCGCATGATGGTCGTTGAACAATCCGACAAATTCGAAGCGCTGGTTGCCGCGATCAGGGGCGGGTTCGTCTCGCATCTGGTGGTAACGACATCAATGGCGCGCCGTTTGCTTGAGACCTGGCGCGCCTGA
- a CDS encoding TRAP transporter substrate-binding protein, translating into MNQFSKLLAGGSLAVLLTGQGAFAADYQMVMSMQLSDKENPIYQAFDYIKTEIEARSEGRIEVKFFPGGAMGGDRELAEGVALGDIQFTSMSTSPVVSFVPELAVFDLPYVFPHDTEVLQNVLLHSDFTQSLDSYMQPNGFRLAGFFNAGFRQLTTSDTPVHTVADIENARLRIRVQENPFHIELWNLLGAAPTPIAYTELYGALQQGVVDGQENPFVNILASKFYEVQGYLTETSHILLANINLMDAAWFNSLPADLQEVVDTVVSEAVDAQWKTQSAALESQKAELAESMTIITLEPEALAEFQSRTAPMVDKIRSSIGDDLVDGLMAAIETASR; encoded by the coding sequence ATGAACCAGTTCTCAAAACTTCTTGCGGGGGGCAGCCTGGCTGTCCTGCTGACGGGGCAGGGGGCTTTCGCCGCCGATTATCAAATGGTCATGTCGATGCAGTTGTCGGATAAGGAGAATCCGATCTATCAGGCATTTGATTATATCAAGACCGAGATTGAGGCCCGCAGCGAGGGGCGTATTGAGGTCAAGTTCTTCCCCGGCGGAGCCATGGGCGGTGACCGTGAGCTGGCCGAAGGTGTTGCCCTGGGGGACATACAATTCACCTCGATGAGCACCTCGCCGGTGGTCAGCTTTGTGCCGGAACTGGCGGTATTCGATCTGCCTTATGTGTTCCCGCACGATACCGAAGTGCTTCAGAACGTGCTCTTGCACAGCGATTTCACCCAGTCGCTTGATAGCTATATGCAGCCCAATGGCTTCCGGCTTGCCGGCTTCTTCAACGCCGGTTTCCGCCAGTTGACCACATCCGATACACCGGTGCACACGGTCGCTGATATCGAAAACGCCAGGCTGCGTATCCGCGTACAGGAAAATCCCTTCCATATTGAATTGTGGAACCTGCTGGGCGCGGCCCCCACCCCCATTGCCTATACGGAGCTTTATGGTGCCTTGCAGCAGGGTGTGGTCGACGGACAGGAAAACCCTTTCGTCAACATTCTTGCCTCCAAATTTTATGAAGTGCAGGGCTATCTCACCGAGACCAGCCATATTCTTCTGGCCAATATCAACCTGATGGATGCTGCCTGGTTCAATTCGCTGCCAGCGGATCTGCAGGAAGTTGTTGATACTGTTGTCTCTGAGGCGGTGGATGCTCAGTGGAAGACGCAGAGTGCCGCGCTTGAATCGCAAAAGGCCGAGCTGGCCGAAAGCATGACGATTATCACGCTTGAACCTGAAGCGCTGGCCGAATTCCAGAGCCGCACGGCACCTATGGTTGACAAGATCCGCAGTTCAATCGGCGACGATCTGGTCGACGGGCTGATGGCCGCCATAGAAACCGCGTCCAGATAA